The proteins below are encoded in one region of Aquisphaera giovannonii:
- a CDS encoding DUF2760 domain-containing protein, whose protein sequence is MNRFLLSLKAFWRILTDAAFAERVEPLFFPAPTGPDLRILAVLQRDGRLVDFLQEDIDAYSDAQIGAAVRDIHRGCRKSLKDYLTIEPILNGPEESPVNVPADFDPAAIRLIGNVDGKPPFRGVLKHHGWRVSAVHLPTLPATRDETPVLSPAEVEVN, encoded by the coding sequence TTGAATCGATTCCTGCTCTCCCTCAAGGCATTCTGGCGGATCCTGACCGACGCGGCGTTCGCGGAGCGCGTCGAGCCGCTCTTCTTCCCGGCGCCGACGGGCCCGGACCTGCGGATCCTCGCCGTGCTCCAGCGCGACGGGCGGCTCGTCGACTTCCTCCAGGAGGACATCGACGCCTACAGCGACGCCCAGATCGGCGCGGCGGTGCGGGACATACACCGGGGCTGCCGCAAGTCGCTGAAGGATTACCTGACCATCGAGCCGATCCTGAACGGGCCGGAGGAGTCGCCGGTGAACGTCCCGGCCGACTTCGACCCCGCCGCCATCCGCCTGATCGGCAACGTGGACGGCAAGCCGCCGTTCCGCGGCGTGCTCAAGCACCACGGCTGGCGCGTCAGCGCCGTCCACCTGCCGACGCTCCCCGCGACCCGCGACGAGACCCCGGTCCTCTCCCCGGCCGAGGTCGAGGTGAACTGA
- a CDS encoding tetratricopeptide repeat protein, with amino-acid sequence MNLQSGQWPTRGMVMVPAQERVAHGDRLREAGRMDDARAAYGEAIDAMAPPLGRALAGLAQTFIRQGQIGEARAPLERAVAVEPANPERWEWLGRVCEWAEDYAAAIHCWHRVIALGDGGRALPYIGLGWALQQTGRMDEAEAAFRTAASREPESTEPLVSLGLLEMERARPGPAEAAFRAAVALRADCAMAQYWLANLLGGRLPDADLDALQALADDPGTGEEPRTRLLFAMGHVLDARGRHALAAPRFRAANALQLAALRRSRPFDPAGHERFVGDLARVYDRAFFDRMAGAGG; translated from the coding sequence ATGAATCTGCAGTCCGGGCAGTGGCCGACGCGGGGCATGGTGATGGTCCCGGCGCAGGAACGCGTCGCGCACGGCGACCGCCTGCGGGAAGCCGGCCGGATGGACGACGCGCGGGCCGCGTACGGCGAGGCGATCGACGCGATGGCCCCGCCGCTCGGCCGGGCGCTGGCGGGGCTGGCGCAGACGTTCATCCGCCAGGGCCAGATCGGCGAGGCACGCGCCCCGCTCGAGCGGGCGGTGGCCGTCGAGCCGGCGAACCCGGAGCGATGGGAGTGGCTGGGCCGCGTCTGCGAATGGGCGGAGGATTACGCCGCCGCGATCCACTGCTGGCATCGCGTGATCGCCCTGGGCGACGGCGGCCGGGCGCTGCCCTACATCGGGCTGGGCTGGGCCTTGCAGCAGACGGGCCGGATGGACGAGGCGGAGGCCGCCTTCCGCACCGCGGCAAGCCGGGAGCCGGAATCCACGGAACCCCTCGTCAGCCTGGGCCTCCTCGAGATGGAGCGGGCCCGCCCCGGGCCGGCCGAGGCCGCCTTCCGCGCCGCCGTCGCGCTGCGGGCCGATTGCGCGATGGCCCAGTACTGGCTGGCCAACCTCCTGGGCGGCCGGCTCCCCGACGCCGACCTGGACGCCTTGCAGGCGCTCGCCGACGACCCAGGCACCGGCGAGGAGCCCCGCACCCGCCTGCTCTTCGCGATGGGCCACGTGCTCGACGCCCGCGGCCGGCACGCCCTCGCCGCGCCTCGATTCCGCGCCGCCAACGCCCTGCAACTGGCCGCCCTCCGCCGCTCCCGGCCGTTCGACCCCGCCGGGCACGAGCGGTTCGTCGGCGACCTCGCCCGCGTCTACGACCGCGCCTTCTTCGACCGGATGGCCGGCGCCGGGGGGTGA
- a CDS encoding class I SAM-dependent methyltransferase — protein sequence MTTTGPNNEKLPARPEVLETTAGDFRLQEYRLRGADREWAVRHVGVVLTEEDETRAIVRKTNRLPYGVSLWPSAIALGHEVAARPDDFRGRRVLELGAGTGLPGIVAASLGAAVVQTDRDELALHLARRNAEANGVQVDHREADWTAWEDAARYDWILGADVLYGDSLRPHLRRIFEGNLAPRGGILLADPMRPGSFAFLETLEADGWSVSYRKYDVGETVPRPVGVFELSPPV from the coding sequence TTGACCACGACGGGACCGAACAACGAGAAGTTGCCCGCCCGGCCGGAGGTCCTGGAGACGACCGCCGGCGACTTCCGCCTGCAGGAGTACCGGCTACGGGGGGCCGATCGGGAGTGGGCGGTCCGGCACGTGGGCGTCGTGCTTACGGAGGAGGACGAGACCCGGGCGATCGTCCGCAAGACGAACCGGCTGCCGTACGGCGTCTCGCTCTGGCCCTCGGCAATCGCGCTGGGGCACGAGGTCGCCGCGCGTCCCGACGACTTCCGGGGCCGTCGCGTGCTGGAGCTGGGGGCCGGGACCGGCCTGCCGGGGATCGTCGCGGCGTCGCTGGGCGCGGCCGTCGTCCAGACCGACCGGGACGAATTGGCCCTCCACCTCGCCCGCCGCAACGCCGAGGCGAACGGCGTGCAGGTGGACCACCGCGAGGCGGACTGGACGGCCTGGGAGGACGCGGCCCGCTACGACTGGATCCTCGGCGCGGACGTCCTCTACGGCGACTCGCTCCGCCCCCACCTGCGGAGGATCTTCGAAGGCAACCTCGCCCCGCGAGGCGGCATCCTGCTGGCCGACCCCATGCGGCCCGGGAGCTTCGCGTTCCTGGAAACGCTCGAGGCCGATGGCTGGAGCGTCTCGTACCGCAAATACGACGTCGGCGAGACGGTGCCCCGCCCCGTCGGCGTCTTCGAGCTGTCGCCGCCGGTCTAG
- a CDS encoding molybdopterin-dependent oxidoreductase, protein MDEPALTVDGLVENPSRLAFADLAALPAGHQVEDVSRFHPKRKGDGVALDAILDRVRPRPEANYLTLHADRDDFHVSIPLQAIRAEAIVVYRLGGRPLGPAECGPFRFLIRDPSACHTSELDDCANVKYLSRIELTHRRGRDTRPQTDEQHAALHQNES, encoded by the coding sequence ATGGACGAGCCCGCCCTGACCGTCGACGGCCTCGTGGAGAACCCGTCCCGGCTCGCGTTCGCGGACCTCGCCGCGCTGCCGGCCGGCCACCAGGTGGAGGACGTCTCGCGGTTCCACCCGAAGCGAAAGGGGGACGGCGTCGCCCTCGACGCGATCCTCGATCGGGTCCGCCCCCGGCCCGAGGCGAACTACCTGACGCTCCACGCGGACCGCGACGACTTCCACGTCTCCATCCCGCTCCAGGCGATCCGGGCGGAGGCGATCGTCGTCTACCGCCTGGGGGGCCGGCCGCTGGGCCCCGCGGAATGCGGCCCCTTCCGCTTCCTGATCCGCGACCCGTCCGCCTGCCACACCAGCGAGCTCGACGACTGCGCGAACGTCAAGTACCTCAGCCGGATCGAGCTCACCCACCGCCGCGGCCGCGACACCCGGCCCCAGACCGACGAGCAGCACGCCGCGCTCCACCAGAACGAATCCTGA
- a CDS encoding ImmA/IrrE family metallo-endopeptidase: MSRSLSFESDPVDQPAASDALERATWCALRVRVGDRFASRIWDRELNGERTTLYVPAFPIAEWIANNWWFLFHEPCRWEAVPRSVGRPAEFDWTRRHCLRAADSALLLPNLFVFHDGHGPRVEWRPDASGSLPNMPGEFIGYGAEPLDAGPTQSALGEFVRATLGRVSHLPDERALELATLWRSIEKADEDERQFCTLAGTMGIDPYDPDTMTEELASFLEEAATEHTLPLVLDLAKVSGPGTIEERWSWIVEASRELGMLSGPRLRFPDLPSRDLSPAEFGYELARKVRRRLSEELGPLPSVEELGPLPSVEEAANRLLAGRFRVVARNHVPGKEVQAIVGMTLRGEVIAAGPEVPSESGRRFQVARRLFHALIGRESCPRLVTRGFSWDQKASRAFAAELLAPQRALMARLADDLADAQFIDQAAGEFQVSSMVVQRQLENAGAGLSAD; encoded by the coding sequence GTGTCCAGATCCCTGTCGTTTGAGAGCGATCCGGTCGACCAGCCAGCGGCCTCCGACGCGCTGGAAAGGGCGACGTGGTGTGCGCTGAGGGTCCGCGTCGGGGATCGGTTCGCCTCGAGGATCTGGGATAGGGAGCTCAACGGAGAGCGGACAACACTCTATGTCCCGGCGTTCCCGATCGCCGAATGGATCGCGAACAATTGGTGGTTCCTGTTCCATGAGCCGTGCAGGTGGGAGGCTGTCCCGAGGTCCGTCGGCAGGCCCGCCGAGTTCGACTGGACGAGGCGTCATTGCCTCCGCGCGGCGGACTCGGCGCTCCTGCTGCCGAACCTATTCGTGTTCCACGACGGCCACGGCCCGCGAGTCGAGTGGCGGCCCGATGCATCGGGTAGCCTGCCGAACATGCCGGGCGAGTTCATCGGGTACGGGGCCGAGCCGCTCGATGCCGGACCGACGCAATCGGCGCTGGGCGAATTCGTCCGCGCGACGCTCGGGCGGGTCTCGCATCTCCCCGACGAACGGGCCCTGGAGCTCGCGACCTTGTGGCGGTCCATCGAGAAGGCGGACGAGGACGAGAGGCAATTCTGCACCCTCGCGGGGACCATGGGCATCGATCCGTACGATCCGGACACGATGACCGAAGAGTTGGCATCCTTCCTGGAAGAGGCTGCCACCGAGCACACGCTCCCACTCGTCCTCGACCTCGCCAAGGTCTCCGGGCCGGGCACCATCGAGGAGCGTTGGTCCTGGATCGTCGAGGCTTCGAGGGAGTTGGGAATGCTGAGCGGGCCGCGCCTCCGGTTCCCAGACCTGCCTTCCCGGGACCTATCGCCGGCCGAGTTCGGGTATGAGCTCGCCAGGAAGGTAAGGCGGCGGCTCTCCGAGGAGCTCGGCCCGCTCCCCTCGGTCGAGGAGCTCGGTCCGCTTCCCTCGGTCGAGGAGGCGGCCAACAGGCTGCTCGCGGGTCGGTTCCGCGTCGTCGCCCGGAATCATGTCCCCGGCAAGGAAGTCCAGGCCATCGTGGGGATGACCCTTCGAGGCGAGGTCATCGCGGCGGGCCCGGAGGTCCCCAGTGAGTCGGGGCGGCGTTTCCAGGTCGCGAGGAGGCTCTTTCACGCCTTGATCGGTAGGGAGTCGTGCCCTCGCCTCGTGACCCGCGGCTTCTCCTGGGATCAGAAGGCGTCGCGGGCATTCGCCGCGGAGCTGCTCGCTCCTCAGCGAGCCCTCATGGCCCGGCTGGCGGACGATCTCGCCGATGCTCAATTCATCGACCAGGCCGCGGGGGAGTTCCAGGTCAGTTCCATGGTGGTTCAGCGACAACTCGAGAATGCCGGGGCCGGTCTCTCCGCGGACTAG
- a CDS encoding sulfotransferase family protein, with protein sequence MTGTLREQKATDSEATHRRPLFYGISHPLSRRLPGAGLDASQPVFVIGLPRSGTTLVEQILASHPAVHGAGELLWACRTFEELPAVVGRPLPPAECVPLLTPEIVRGLAQRHLERLRSLAGDRAERIVDKLPENYYHLGLLAAMFPRATFILCRRDLRDAALSCYAADFRSVPWASDPEHLACVFRQHLRLMDHWRAVLPVPIHEVRYEDVVSDLEGAARRLIAALGLEWDPACVEFHRTSRPVHTGSRLQVRQPIHARSVARWKAYEHELPELFAPLATLEPPGAG encoded by the coding sequence ATGACGGGGACCCTCCGTGAACAGAAGGCTACTGATTCCGAGGCGACGCATCGAAGACCTCTGTTCTACGGAATTTCCCACCCACTTTCGAGACGCTTACCCGGCGCCGGGCTGGACGCGAGCCAGCCCGTCTTCGTCATCGGCCTCCCTCGCTCGGGGACGACTCTCGTGGAGCAGATCCTGGCGAGCCACCCGGCGGTCCACGGCGCCGGCGAGCTGCTCTGGGCGTGCCGCACCTTCGAGGAGCTCCCCGCGGTGGTCGGCCGCCCCCTGCCCCCCGCCGAGTGCGTGCCGCTGCTGACGCCCGAGATCGTCCGCGGGCTGGCCCAGCGCCACCTCGAACGGCTGCGGTCCCTCGCCGGCGACCGGGCCGAGCGGATCGTGGACAAGCTGCCCGAGAACTATTACCACCTCGGCCTCCTCGCCGCGATGTTCCCCCGGGCGACGTTCATCCTCTGCCGCCGCGACCTCCGCGACGCGGCCCTCTCGTGCTACGCCGCCGACTTCCGGAGCGTCCCCTGGGCCAGCGACCCCGAGCACCTCGCCTGCGTCTTCCGCCAGCACCTGAGGCTCATGGACCACTGGCGAGCGGTCCTGCCGGTCCCCATCCACGAGGTCCGGTACGAGGACGTCGTGTCCGACCTGGAGGGCGCGGCCCGCCGCCTGATCGCCGCCCTCGGCCTGGAGTGGGATCCCGCCTGCGTCGAGTTCCACCGCACGTCCCGCCCCGTCCACACCGGCAGCCGGCTGCAGGTCCGCCAGCCGATCCACGCCCGCTCGGTCGCCCGGTGGAAAGCCTACGAGCACGAGCTGCCCGAGCTGTTCGCCCCGCTGGCGACCCTGGAACCTCCCGGGGCAGGCTGA
- a CDS encoding Hsp70 family protein: MSRYVVGIDLGTTNSAIAYAASEAEGSAAGAGPGAATTPIETLPIPQLVAAGDVSERPLLPSFLYLASPREFPAGALDLPWKSPPDRAVGTFAREHGAKVPGRLVGSAKSWLSHAGVDRRGAILPWAAPEDVAKVSPVAASAAYLEHLRDAWNAKIPGKKADERLENQDVLLTVPASFDAVARELTMEAAGLAGLKQVTLLEEPQAAFYAWLAARGDKWRKHVKVGDILLVCDVGGGTTDLTLIAVTEEAGDLVLSRLAVGEHILLGGDNMDLALAYAVAATLPQGMEGLDAAQRVALNYACRAAKEALFADPKKAAAPVTVLGRGSKVIGGSIKTELTREVLDRTLLEGFFPACKPTDLPARGRRVGLTEIGLPYAADPAITRHLARFLGQQAGSLHTGGSMVFPSAVLFNGGVFKATELRKRVLDVLSSWAGKPVPELESGDLDLAVARGAAYYGQVRKGKGVRIRGGVARSYYVGLETSAPAVPGVAPPIKALCVVPMGMEEGTKADVPSSDLGLVVGEPAVFRFLGSTTRRDDAVGTVLDRWNPEEIQELAPLEMTLPSEDGDAGETVPVRLHSDVNEVGTLELWCQSTRDDRRWKLEFNVREPSAD, encoded by the coding sequence ATGTCCCGCTACGTCGTCGGCATCGACCTCGGAACCACGAACTCCGCGATCGCCTACGCCGCCTCCGAGGCCGAGGGCTCGGCCGCGGGCGCCGGCCCGGGCGCGGCGACGACGCCCATCGAGACGCTGCCGATCCCCCAGCTCGTCGCCGCCGGCGACGTCTCGGAGCGGCCCCTCCTGCCCTCCTTCCTGTACCTGGCGTCGCCCCGCGAGTTCCCCGCCGGGGCCCTGGACCTGCCCTGGAAGTCGCCGCCGGACCGCGCCGTCGGCACGTTCGCGCGCGAGCACGGCGCGAAGGTCCCGGGCCGGCTCGTCGGCTCGGCCAAGAGCTGGCTCTCCCACGCCGGCGTGGACCGCCGCGGCGCGATCCTGCCGTGGGCGGCGCCCGAGGACGTGGCGAAGGTCTCCCCCGTGGCCGCGTCGGCCGCGTACCTGGAGCACCTCCGCGACGCCTGGAATGCCAAGATCCCGGGCAAGAAGGCGGACGAGCGGCTGGAGAACCAGGACGTCCTGCTGACGGTCCCGGCCTCGTTCGACGCCGTCGCCCGGGAGCTCACCATGGAGGCCGCGGGCCTCGCCGGCCTCAAGCAGGTCACGCTCCTGGAGGAGCCCCAGGCGGCCTTCTACGCGTGGCTCGCCGCCCGGGGGGACAAATGGCGGAAGCACGTCAAGGTCGGCGATATCCTCCTGGTCTGCGACGTCGGCGGCGGCACGACCGACCTGACCCTGATCGCCGTCACCGAGGAGGCCGGCGACCTCGTGCTCTCCCGACTGGCGGTCGGCGAGCACATCCTGCTCGGCGGCGACAACATGGACCTGGCCCTCGCCTACGCGGTCGCGGCGACGCTCCCGCAGGGCATGGAGGGGCTCGACGCCGCCCAGCGCGTGGCCCTCAATTACGCCTGCCGCGCCGCCAAGGAGGCGCTCTTCGCCGACCCGAAGAAGGCCGCAGCGCCCGTCACGGTCCTGGGCCGCGGGTCGAAGGTCATCGGCGGCTCGATCAAGACCGAGCTGACCCGCGAGGTGCTCGACCGGACGCTCCTGGAGGGCTTCTTCCCGGCTTGCAAGCCGACGGACCTGCCCGCCCGGGGGCGCCGCGTCGGCCTGACCGAGATCGGCCTGCCCTACGCCGCGGACCCGGCGATCACCCGCCACCTGGCGCGGTTCCTCGGCCAGCAGGCCGGCTCGCTGCACACCGGCGGCTCGATGGTCTTCCCCTCCGCCGTCCTGTTCAACGGCGGCGTCTTCAAGGCGACCGAGCTCCGAAAGCGGGTCCTGGACGTCCTCTCGTCCTGGGCCGGCAAGCCCGTGCCCGAGCTCGAGTCGGGCGACCTGGACCTTGCCGTCGCCCGCGGCGCGGCCTACTACGGGCAGGTGCGCAAGGGCAAGGGCGTGCGGATCCGCGGCGGCGTGGCCCGCTCCTATTACGTCGGGCTGGAGACCTCCGCGCCGGCGGTGCCCGGCGTGGCCCCGCCGATCAAGGCCCTCTGCGTCGTCCCCATGGGGATGGAGGAAGGGACCAAGGCCGACGTGCCCAGCTCGGACCTGGGCCTGGTCGTCGGCGAGCCGGCCGTCTTCCGCTTCCTCGGCTCGACCACCCGGCGGGACGACGCCGTGGGCACCGTGCTCGACCGCTGGAACCCGGAGGAGATCCAGGAGCTGGCCCCGCTGGAGATGACCCTCCCCTCCGAGGACGGCGACGCGGGCGAGACCGTCCCCGTCCGCCTGCACTCGGACGTGAACGAGGTCGGCACGCTGGAGCTCTGGTGCCAGAGCACGCGCGACGACCGCCGCTGGAAGCTCGAATTCAACGTCCGCGAACCCTCCGCGGACTGA